The following nucleotide sequence is from Trifolium pratense cultivar HEN17-A07 linkage group LG2, ARS_RC_1.1, whole genome shotgun sequence.
ATGACATTAGtgataattattaattagtttatatgcttaaaaagttaattgaACTAAACTGTTGATGGCAATGGCACGATCTAAATAGCATGTTGGAGATAGGCAAGGACAACAGTTGCATATATTCCAGTTAGATGGGAGAAAGAAATAACCAAATAAGGAAAGTCTCCATCCTAGTTGTCATATTTTCTGCGGTGAGTTGGCAGCCACACTACGCCATATCTTTTTATTTCggtagattaatttttaaattaagtaaaattatAGTGGGAAGTTATCTAATCATTTAATTAATACATGTAATtatataattcatattttttctttaaaattacACTTATGTTAGAACTAAATTGGTTTGAAAATGACTCAAtcagttttgatgataacaaaaatgaattaaagAGAATACTAAATGGAGAAGTTTCTCTATATTATCTCATTCATAATTGACATCTCTCTATTGTAAAGAAACAAGAACAAAGATTAAACTCACAAGCAAACACAAACAATATGATCACACTCTTTGTGTCTGAAGAAATGATACGATCGACAAAACTTTAATTTAAATGATATGATGACATTttcatattatataaaaaagcaTTGCAAAGCGTACAAGGGCTAACGTAATACACACAAACagcttttttaattaaattttatccgtgtaaaaaaaaaattaaactttatcTTACATTTCCTTGCTTCAGCTGTGAAATTCACAGCCACCGAAGCAAAAGATTCCAAAAAccctaacaaaaaaattaattaaactttatGATTCATTGAACTATCAATGGTCATATTTTTGTCCTAGAACTACCGTGCGCTCATGGTTAAAACTTTTACGGGAAGTTTTGTTGGACCGTTGGTGAAAATCATTCAGTTGGCCTATAGAAACTTTCACataaaaaccttttttttactaagattAAAATCAGTATGAATGATATTTGTAGATCAAAAGTTATATTTTAGCCTATTAGAATCTCAATTACCCAACAAATTTTGTAAAACCTTAAATTCTCAAAAGGACGTGCTAAAATGTTGCAAAGAGTGTAAGTCATAGATGATAGAACCCATAGTTTGACCAAATATAACGAGTGAAGAGGTATCAGCCGCATAAGGAATCATTTTCACACGTGTATAATTCTAAAGCCATTATTTCACCCGGGTATGAAGCGTGTATTGCCATAGCTATAGTTGCctctatataaataaataataatcccTCATAACTTTGTACTTCTCAACAACCTTACAAAcaattaatttgagaaaataataaacCTCTTCTCTCTTTGACGTACGTTCTTCTAATTTTCTTCATTCATCAAggtataagttattttctttttcaggtGTTTGTTTCTTTGTCATCTATTCTAACATGTCAGTCATGTTTTGGGACTGTCCCTTCCATTCTAAGATTTCAactttttaattgaatttccttaatttgtttttgtttttgtttttcactctATTTCAGTGTGTTCCATACCacaatatcaaatcaaatctaTTTTTTAGGAAGGAAACTGATCGAAGATGATGGAAATTATGTCTCCTATCTATTTGCCTGAACTTGTAAGCATACCTCTATCAAAATATTACCTATCAAATAGTGTATCTTAAAATTAATTCATAAACTTTTTGCTTCTTGACcagaaaaacatttttaaggAGACAAGAGTGTAATATAACTAAACATCAAGTATATATACacgaataattttttattacactttatttattcttttaaccGATTATCAGAGTTTTCTTTTGCGAACAAGAGAGTTCAGACCAATGAAAATAAATTGCATATATATAGAAGGAGAAAACTTAGTCTTATATTAATTACTAAATTTTTTGAATAGGGAATGGAGGATCTCAACTTCTTGCACCAATACCCTATGGATTCTCTTGCATCGGATGCATTTGACAACTTTGGATTTCACTTTGACAACAACTACGAAACAACACCAAATTGTTTCCCAGTTGAAACTCATCAACCTAATGATAACTACGTTGCTCAAACAAGACCAACTAAGAAGATAAAGACATCGTCAACCAATCCTTCTTCCTATTCATCAACACCTCAACTCATTTCATTTGAACAATTCAATGCAACACCAATTGTTTCTAATAAGGAATTTTACGGCCTTGATTATTCCGATGTAAAGCCTAAAATCGAGAAAGGGTGTAGTAAAAACAAGGATTTTCCGGCAAATTATGATAATCGAGCGAATCAGACTAGAAATACAACTCAAGCTCAAGAACATGTAATGGCCGAAAGAAAACGAAGGGAAAAGCTCACTCGAAGTTTCATTGCTCTTTCGGCCATCGTTCCTGGCCTAAAGAAGGTATATATGATCTTATCCTATATATAATGCTACTTCATTCAAAACCATTACTAGCTAGAAAAGTGAGATCTCTCTAATTCTCTTGTGCCATATCAAACTTTTTTCTAATTGAAGACTCGTTTTAGTTTTAAGaaaaaccgtaaaaaaaaaacctaatttgatctcggaaaaaataaattcaatcaaCTTTCAGTCATtcgaaaaactaaaaataatccGGACAATTTGGTTTTCGAGACTCAAACTGATCGaggttgttttttattttcatcagaGACTAGAGAGTTTTTAGTTCTTTATTttgctaatatttttttacttttttattttagtattgGTCTACTTTACTTGCATTGGGTGCAAGTAGTACAAATTATAGTGATTAATGAATAAACACACATGCAAGTTTAACCTAATTAAGTTATAGTAGTAAATTAATTATGGCATCATGTGCAGATGGATAAAGCATCTGTATTGGGAGATGCAATCAAATATATGAAACAACTAAAAGCACGTTTACAAACTCTTGAGGAACAAGTTGAAGACAACAAAAAAGTTGGATCCACAGTTCAAGTCAAGAGATCTGTTATCTTCATTGATAATAATGACCATGATGACAACAACAAGAGGACACTTCTTCCTGAAATCGAAGTAAGAGTTTCAAGTAAAGATGTACTCATCAAGATTCAATGTGATAAACAAAGTGGACGTGCTGCTACGGTGTTGGGCCAATTAGAAAACCTTAATCTCATTGTTCAAAGTAGTAACTTTTTGCCCTTTGGAAACAACATGCTTGATGTAACTATTGTTGCTCAGGTAAATAAGTAATAACTATTGTTACTTCAGTATACTCAtttcatccttaattataagtaaaggTCAATTTTTCAGATcaattgaataactgatgtatctagtTTATAATAGAATCCAGattcatcaattattcaatgtaTTGGctctatattaatatatgacatATTTGAATtcacttatttatatttattagtaTCATACAAACTTACACAATAGGGATTCGACTTCCCTGTAACCGCCATTACCAATATTTACACATTCGAAATATTGGTGGTCATTTGATCAATATTAGATGGTCTAAGTTAAAGtcgttattttaaattataaataaactaaaattttgaaagTCTGATCTAGATCGAATGATCATTGTTCCAAATGCGGGATTGTGGGATCACATAATGTTATGATATGGTTTTAAGCTTATTTCTATAAACTTTAAGataagcttatgaaaaatatatgaaaaaattgattttattttatcttttgccaTAGGAAGAAGGCTATACTATAAGCCTTTAGTTTAGTTATTATTTAGATAAATATTTATGcatgcttaattaagttgttaatAGAAATCAAGATATATTTAGCTTTAATGTTCAGCTTAATGATGAAGTACATACACACACATACTCTCTTCGGTCTTAAATAGTACGCATGAGTTTGTTGGATAAATAGAAATTGATGTATGATCCATAACCGgactaaatatatcaatttcaaTTTATCAACCTGACTGTCTCTTATATTTATGATCGCAATTAATATTGAACATTttagattaatttatttattgaattgtTAAACCAAGATGATTAATATAATTACATCTCATGCAGATGAACAAGGAAAACTGTGTGACTGCAAAGGATCTCCTAGGAAGCATACGACAGGCTTTGAtcaattgaaaaaatatttaacctaCATCAATAAGTTTACTCAACAAACGATTTTTATCACAAGTGctttcaattatatttttcctttttagtATCCTTAATAAGCTGAATTCTGGAGTACAATACATACAAAGGAAGATCATGTTTTCAACATTCACATAGTATTATGATTCATTTGTTTTCAGTCAAGGGTTTGTTTGCTTTGGTCTGTTCTTCTAGGTCGGTGTGTGGAATTTCAACAGATGGTGCCAAAGTGTTTGTTTTTTCGtctgttgtgtttttttttttgcatagtTGACTTTGACTGGTTAAGGTTAACTATGTTAATTCCATCACATGtgtaattgttaatttttttaatcattattgGAAtggttatcttttttttgttttagaagcTTTGACTTATTGTAACCTTTTTCTTGTTGTGAAAAGGTTTTGGTTTGATATCCATGTGGCAACCACTTCATTTTTAATagtatttgttttcttttgtcgTTTTGTGCTCActtaattttgtataaaattcttatttttaatgatGATTGATTATGGTCTTTATATCCAGTTGctattttttctaatttattttatatactgTTTGATCACCTTCCAACTCACTTGATCTTTCTCTAGATCtctttgtatatatattatctgTAAGAGATTATATTCTTTAGAGATTATATTCTTAAACAAGCTTCACTTCTCATTAGGTACtacttaattaaattaaataaataatatccaTTAGGTAGTGTGTACtaatatagaaaagaaaaagttgagACAGTAGTTCAATTTATTTTGAGAATTATGTTATTGGTACGAAATATTTATTGACTTTATTAGATGAGAAAAACGAAAatattgagtttaatttttttaggtaattactcattttatctttaattataagtaaaagttaatttttcagattcattgaaaaattaatgtatttggcatatattatagaccaaatacatcaattattgaaTGAAGCTTAAAAGTAGAATTTTGCCTATAAATCAGGATAGAGGGAGTATGTTATTTGTGCGATGTATCTCATTCAAATAAGATAAAGTCTTGggactttttctttttttttgaagaatgagacatgttttattaatttaattcatTCTTGCAAATGATCCTTAATCTAGCTCACTTGATAATACTATTATTGTTAAGGCTAAttatgctacggtggaccacatTCACAAGTgatccaccgtggacaagtgatctactaaatacgaattttatcaaatttaccgttagattgaaagtttatcaCATGGATCATccatataaaaattagaaaaattgaaaatcattttaaatattattgagacctgttgtaaaacggtttactgactttataaaaaacagaaaaacgaattttcaaaattggcaacgaattaaattattggctgagtcgcgtactaggtcgctttctttaagacgtttcgcggaactactcgaagaagtgcactgtagtatatcgaccgcgaagtccccaggataaaacagccgttttcaaagaaaataccgataaactactgcactgtagtatcggtcAGAATAACACCAAATATGGTACGAAATATCGAACCACTctattgatatacgaatatcaattctacggtttacaaccgttcaaattttgaaacaacaaaaatttaacgaagaagaaaaaatagagaggAAAGAAAGCAGTTTCTCAGAAttcagagaaaaagaaaagtgattTAAAACTGAAGAGAGTAagtggtatttataggcaagcagggagctggaatcagagGATTTTCAGGAGCTGAATTTGCTCAGTCAAAGTTCCAATCGTGGCACAAAAATAGGGACACGCGGGACACATCATTGTTGACCGTTTAACAGATAGAAATCCGTTCAAGACTTGGtcgaagcacatttaacatgtgcgaattaagggacacacataaaagaaatttaaattcaaaaatctcttttttcttagtattaaaaaattaatatatcacccaagcccaagcccggcccgaaccgaaccgagccgagccggccggtcggacggacggacggcggcggcggcgcgtgtgatattcgacattgtgtgtggtctccctttcttacaaaagtgggtaccccaagggcacacccttggttgccaacttgtgatatataaacactaccaagtggtgtgatttttccaatgtgggactcaaaagagtcttttttcaattcacactacacatggttctaacaaatgtgtttacttcaataccaagtttcctcttattccttcatcatgttccaacaatcccccacttgaatttaaaaaagttgtttcagtcataacgttaaacgttccagtaagattgtgcataagcgaaggtgagctaagtcttggaaccttcacgtagccagtaagagcctgattaagcaagagtgacgtttagtcttggaactctatctcagattttccTCAAACCAGCACACAACCTTTCTTAAGGTGTTTTCTAAGGCCCGTGcattaatggccctgcacgtctatcccagtttcatgaatgCTCTAGGAATTCGCCCCGAAACTCCagaggaaccggcctcagttccacattcatataggtgattctatcaagagtactcctgaagtactccactcctatagagtatagatttcattaagagtTTTGCTAACTCAACCTTTATCATTACGGGATTCATGCTTCTTAATTTGCATGTTCATCTCATAttactcacaacttgttgtttacccattggaacctaattcttgggatctccagtcttttaggttgggttaccatcataagtaattcacttcataggcattagtcccatcttgacagatgtattttggactttctctctagccagtcctttcgtcaaaggatctgctaggTTATCATTagtgcgtacatgatccactctCACAGCACCTGTAGTGATGAGCTCTCTCACTGTGCTGTGCTTTCTTCTTATTTGACGTCTTTTACCGTTATAAAAACGATTCTCAATTTTAGCGATAGCTGCAGTACTATCACAATGGATCAAGACAGCAGGCATAGGTTTTTCCCATAAGGGAATCTCAGATAACAAGCATCTCAAccagcttgcttcttcactagcagttGCTAGTGCTATCATTTCAGATTCCATAGTGGACTGTGCCAAAATGGTCTGTTTCTTAGACTTCCATGATACAGCTCCACCGGCTATACTAAATATAAAGCCACTAGTAGCCTTGGAATCATCTGACAAGGtgttccaatcagcatcactgtacccttcaagtacagcTGGAAATCTCTGATAGTGTAATCCGAGATTCATGGTCCTTTTCAGGTATCTCATGACTCTCTCAATAGCGTGCCAATGCTCATCACTGGGTCTGCTGGTAAACCTACACAAGAGTCCCACGACATAGGCGATGTCGGGTCTAGTACAATCAGTGGCATACCTAAGACTACCAATGATGCTCGCGTATTCTGTTTGTCTTACGCTatcaccagtgttcttaaacagttttacactgGGATCATAAGGTGTGCAGGCAGGTTTACAGTTAAAGTAACCGTATTTCTTTAGGATCTTTTCCACATAATGTGATTGATCTAGGGATATCCCCTTCTCAGACCTAGTGATTTTTATTCCAAGAATCACACTAGCTTCTCCgaggtctttcatatcaaagttgttactcaacattgatttcacattatttatggcagaaaggtttgagccaaatatcaacatgtcatctacatagagacatattatagtgcaaatgttgccatcacatttatagtaaatgcatttgtcactctcattgagtctgaacccattcaatatcattaagttatcaaacttttcatgccatTGTTTCGGAGCTTGTTTAAGACCATACAGAGATTTATCTAACTTGCAGACCTTAGTTTCTTGTCCATGTATAACAAACCCTTCGggttgttccatatagatttcttcttctaagtcaccatttaaaaaagcagttttaacGTCCATTTGGTGTACAGTTAAGTTATAAATAGCTGCTATTGAAATAAGTACTCGAATGGACGTTATTCTAGTGACCGGTGAAAATGtgtcgaagaaatctatattttctctttgtctaaaacctTTGGCTACAAGGCGAGCCTTGTATTTTTCAACCGTG
It contains:
- the LOC123903904 gene encoding transcription factor bHLH25-like is translated as MMEIMSPIYLPELGMEDLNFLHQYPMDSLASDAFDNFGFHFDNNYETTPNCFPVETHQPNDNYVAQTRPTKKIKTSSTNPSSYSSTPQLISFEQFNATPIVSNKEFYGLDYSDVKPKIEKGCSKNKDFPANYDNRANQTRNTTQAQEHVMAERKRREKLTRSFIALSAIVPGLKKMDKASVLGDAIKYMKQLKARLQTLEEQVEDNKKVGSTVQVKRSVIFIDNNDHDDNNKRTLLPEIEVRVSSKDVLIKIQCDKQSGRAATVLGQLENLNLIVQSSNFLPFGNNMLDVTIVAQMNKENCVTAKDLLGSIRQALIN